The DNA window CAAAACTTCCTGTCTCCACAGTTACAGTACCTGAAGTAGTATGTGCCTTTTTGGTAAATATCTGTATGACCCCGCCCATAGCATCAGAGCCATACAATGTACTCAGAGGCGCCCGGATAATCTCAATCCTCTCAATATCATTAACATTCATATCCGCAAAATCAAACCCTCCCATTGTCGGGCTGTTTACCCTTATACCGTCAATTAATACAAGTGTATGCCGCGACTCTGCCCCTCTAATAAAGACTGAAGAAGTTTTGCCGGGCCCTCCCTGTTGTGTAACAGCTAACCCCGGTACCTCTCTCAGTACATCAGATACAGTGGCGGCATTTTTTTCTCTTAAATCATTCTCTGTTATGACTGTAACAGTAGTCGGTATCTGTGACCTCAGAACCCCTCCCCGTGCGGCAGTAATAAGTACATCATCCGGACTGATACTCTCAGCACCGGCCTTATTCATGCACAACATACTCAATCCGCACATCAATGCGATAACCGATTTCTTCATCCGAAAATCTCCATAGCTCACCCTCCCCCTAACCCCCTCCCGTCAAGGGAGGGGGAATCTTCGGCAATCTTTCATATCTCCCCTCCCCTTGCGGGAGGGGACTAAGGGGAGGGGGCCTTATTTTCATCAACCTTTGTGAACCGAAGGTTCATGGCAGTTCATCCGAAAATCCCCTCCGGCGGGGTTGGAAAACCCCGCCTATCCATTTCTACGAGGATAGGCGGGACATTCCTGTCCCGCTGATTTTCATGGCCCTTTGTGAGCCCACGGCTCATGTGGGTTCATCCGAAAATCCCTTCCGGCGGGGTAAGAAAACCCCGCCTATCCATTTCTACGAGGATAGGCGGGACTTTCTTGTCCCGTTGATTTTCATGGCCCTTTGTGAACCATGGCTCATGACGGTTCATCCGAAAATCAACCCCAGCCCCACCCTACCCCTCCCCTTGAAGGGGAGGTAATCAACCTAGCCCCCGCTCCCTCAGGGAGAGGGTTAGGGTGAGGGTGGGGTTTTCATTGCTATTTGTGAGCCACCGGCTCATGACGGTTCATCTGAATATCTCCATAGTTCTTCCTCCCCCTTAAATTAAGGGGGAAAGGGGTGGTCTACCATTAAGCAATTTTACCACAGCAGTCGTTTCGTAAAAATCTATAATATTCACCTTGCAGAAATCCTGCTGTATCCTGAAACAATTTTCTATTGCCAGGTTCAGGGCATAGCAGATAATAATTCTATTTACACCTGCATGGGTAAATAATACAATTTCCTCACCCGCATGTTTTTTAATAATACCCTCAAACTCTTTAATCACCCTCGACTGCATCTCAGGAATGGTCTCACCGCCCGGCGGGCATGTACGTATAGGATCTGCAAGCCACCTGTCCCATGACTCTGTGTAATTTGACCGGATTTCATCAGGGGTCAGTCCTTCCCAGCACCCCAGATTTATCTCCCTTAAGGCATCTGATGGAATTACCTCTAAGCCTTGAGACGCCGCAATAATTTTAGCCCCATCCAGAGAACGTCTCAGGTCACTTGAATAGATGGCACTAATGGTTTTATCTTTTAAACACGCCGCTACAGCAGTGGTCTGTGCCACACCTTCAGGAGATAATTCAATAT is part of the Nitrospirota bacterium genome and encodes:
- a CDS encoding histidine phosphatase family protein, translating into MSYTRAYLIRHGHLVNSHKGVYNGHSDIELSPEGVAQTTAVAACLKDKTISAIYSSDLRRSLDGAKIIAASQGLEVIPSDALREINLGCWEGLTPDEIRSNYTESWDRWLADPIRTCPPGGETIPEMQSRVIKEFEGIIKKHAGEEIVLFTHAGVNRIIICYALNLAIENCFRIQQDFCKVNIIDFYETTAVVKLLNGRPPLSPLI